A genomic region of Nostoc sp. UHCC 0702 contains the following coding sequences:
- a CDS encoding thermonuclease family protein, whose product MEKLTKHIFIWLGVAIIILGLMGCERFFGVSGDLVERVSDGDTLAVKDSQGNKFTVRFACMDAPEIAHSNKEKNSQRPSDRNQFSWGVKAQQRLQQLVQQGGDRVNLNITDSDRYGRKVAEIRLKDGTFIQQVLLREGLAKVYRPYLNKCPSKDLVQQAEAEAKQQKLGVWSDAKFINPWEYRSLYKK is encoded by the coding sequence ATGGAGAAGTTAACTAAGCATATATTTATTTGGCTGGGTGTAGCTATCATTATTTTGGGTTTAATGGGCTGTGAGCGATTTTTTGGTGTTTCTGGTGACTTAGTTGAACGAGTGAGTGATGGTGATACTTTAGCAGTGAAAGATTCTCAAGGCAATAAATTCACTGTGCGCTTTGCTTGTATGGATGCACCAGAAATAGCTCATTCCAATAAAGAAAAAAATAGTCAACGCCCTAGCGATCGCAATCAATTTAGCTGGGGTGTGAAGGCGCAACAAAGACTACAGCAATTGGTACAACAAGGAGGCGATCGCGTCAATTTGAATATTACAGATAGCGATCGCTATGGCAGAAAGGTGGCAGAAATCCGTTTAAAAGATGGTACTTTTATACAACAAGTTTTGTTACGGGAAGGCTTAGCAAAAGTGTATCGCCCCTATTTAAACAAATGTCCCAGCAAAGATTTAGTGCAACAAGCCGAAGCTGAGGCGAAGCAGCAAAAGCTTGGGGTTTGGAGTGATGCTAAGTTTATCAATCCTTGGGAGTATCGGAGTTTGTATAAAAAATAG
- a CDS encoding CHAT domain-containing protein, translating into MRHHPIARRLQRLTLASLAFYLTLPLSTLQLELFITSPVLAESPNAEKAEADRLIKQGYELSDRNQPEAALKAFQQALSIYRQIKNQPGQGKALIAIGNVYSDHLDEFNKAITNYQQALEIAQSIKDTTLEARALSNLGLVYLQLKNSARAIEYCEKALGVARQNKNYETEAIALKSLGAIYFYTDASKGMNFIEQAVNTIRKAGGSPEDQLRQDKLEIDLLNTLGAFNYAIGGSKVLTGDLTGGELLNQSVQYFQDSIKLAKQIGDRTRLAKALIGLGDIYNLKGQYTKAIELYEQALETFKTDNKSPSEISEAFSKLGEVYDRQGEIDKAIESYNQALIIANTEVFKSPIDKLEHIHHQGFIFLNVGNIYSFKAKNYEQALKFYQQALDTFQSFLIQFEKTPSAANEATIVAYKRFVESGIKTACVGIKYTYIMLGRSEESKKTCLENSASPKNLGSKNKSTRPPKSAAELEKARKKLQEALEQLKIYQTLGNPDLQALSLVDIAQAYAELGEDQLAEEYFQKAIEISKTSEGYQVQPLTYMSAGFFYNERQKYDLAISYYKQAGEFAQKGGNQWVEVTSYQQIGITAFIANKLPEATTALYKAINLFDSMQIVLSDPNQISFFDTQTQTYSLLQKVLIIQNQPKQALEVAERARARAFVNLITARQSKNNNQLKANIPVIVPPKLQDIQKIAKEQKATIVEYSIPSPLKNADNKIIWDGSEIYIWVVKPTGEIAFHVQKINISLKDLVSSSRQAIGVNDRSIFSTVVVNPDDAKIQRESLQKLYQLLIKPIAQYLPTNPNERVIFIPQNQLFLVPFAALQDEQDKYLIEKHTILTAPAIQVLQFTHEQRQKISTTGALVVGNPTMPSLPPNIGEAPKQLKPLKNAEDEAIEIAQMLNTKALTGKQATEVTVKQLMTKARIIHLATHGLLDDFGFGVPGAIALAPDSTAKKEQQDSNGFLTAGEIFDMKLNAELVVLSACETGQGTITGDGVIGLSRSLIAAGVPSVVVSLWSVDDKSTKLLMTEFYRQMQQNPNKATALRQAMLLTMKQYPQPKYWAAFTLIGESL; encoded by the coding sequence ATGCGTCATCATCCAATAGCTCGCCGTCTGCAACGTCTCACCCTTGCTTCTTTAGCATTTTATCTCACATTGCCCTTAAGTACGTTGCAATTAGAATTATTTATTACATCACCAGTTTTGGCAGAAAGTCCAAATGCAGAGAAAGCTGAAGCTGATAGACTGATTAAACAAGGCTATGAACTAAGCGATCGCAATCAACCCGAAGCTGCATTAAAGGCTTTCCAGCAAGCTTTAAGTATATACCGTCAAATTAAAAACCAACCAGGACAAGGTAAAGCGCTAATTGCTATTGGCAATGTTTACTCTGATCATTTAGATGAATTCAACAAAGCAATTACTAACTATCAACAAGCTTTAGAAATTGCTCAAAGTATTAAAGATACCACTTTAGAGGCGAGGGCGCTGAGTAATTTAGGACTTGTTTACTTGCAATTAAAAAACTCTGCGCGTGCTATTGAGTATTGCGAGAAAGCTTTAGGAGTAGCGCGACAAAATAAAAACTATGAAACAGAAGCGATCGCGCTCAAAAGTTTAGGTGCAATCTACTTCTATACAGATGCTTCCAAAGGAATGAATTTCATAGAACAAGCCGTCAATACTATCCGCAAAGCTGGTGGTTCTCCAGAAGATCAACTGCGTCAAGACAAACTAGAAATCGATTTACTCAATACTCTGGGTGCGTTTAACTATGCAATAGGAGGAAGCAAAGTACTGACTGGAGATTTAACGGGTGGCGAATTACTAAATCAATCAGTTCAATATTTTCAAGATTCAATAAAACTTGCTAAACAAATAGGCGATCGCACTCGCCTAGCAAAAGCACTCATTGGGCTGGGAGACATCTACAATCTCAAGGGACAATATACTAAAGCTATAGAATTATATGAGCAAGCTTTAGAAACTTTTAAAACAGATAATAAGTCTCCATCCGAGATTAGTGAAGCCTTTTCCAAGCTGGGAGAAGTTTATGATAGACAGGGTGAAATAGACAAAGCAATAGAATCTTATAATCAAGCTCTTATCATTGCAAATACAGAGGTATTTAAGTCTCCTATAGACAAGCTAGAGCATATTCATCATCAAGGTTTTATTTTTTTGAATGTTGGTAATATTTACTCTTTTAAAGCCAAAAACTATGAGCAAGCGCTCAAGTTTTATCAACAAGCATTAGACACATTCCAATCATTTCTCATTCAGTTTGAAAAAACTCCATCTGCTGCCAATGAAGCCACAATTGTCGCATATAAAAGATTTGTTGAATCAGGAATTAAAACTGCTTGTGTGGGGATAAAGTACACCTACATTATGTTAGGTCGCTCTGAGGAAAGTAAAAAAACTTGTCTGGAAAATTCTGCTTCGCCAAAAAATCTAGGTTCAAAGAATAAATCTACTCGTCCTCCTAAATCTGCCGCTGAATTGGAAAAGGCGCGAAAAAAGTTACAGGAAGCATTAGAGCAATTAAAAATATACCAAACATTAGGAAACCCAGATTTGCAAGCATTGTCTCTTGTTGATATTGCTCAAGCTTATGCTGAGTTAGGAGAAGATCAGCTAGCTGAGGAATATTTTCAAAAAGCCATAGAAATCAGCAAAACTAGTGAAGGTTATCAGGTTCAACCACTCACATATATGTCGGCTGGTTTTTTTTACAATGAACGTCAAAAATATGATTTGGCAATTAGTTATTACAAACAAGCTGGAGAATTTGCCCAAAAAGGCGGTAATCAGTGGGTGGAAGTAACTAGTTATCAACAGATTGGCATCACTGCTTTTATAGCCAATAAACTTCCTGAAGCCACTACTGCTTTATACAAAGCCATTAATCTTTTTGATTCGATGCAGATTGTTCTTTCAGACCCTAATCAAATTTCTTTTTTTGATACCCAGACTCAAACCTATAGTCTGTTGCAAAAAGTCTTAATTATTCAGAATCAACCCAAACAAGCATTAGAAGTTGCCGAACGTGCTAGAGCTAGAGCTTTTGTCAATTTAATAACAGCAAGACAATCTAAAAACAATAATCAATTAAAAGCTAATATACCTGTAATAGTACCACCAAAACTTCAGGATATTCAGAAAATAGCTAAAGAGCAAAAAGCCACAATTGTAGAATATTCAATCCCCTCACCTCTCAAAAATGCAGATAATAAAATAATATGGGATGGTTCAGAAATTTATATTTGGGTAGTTAAACCCACAGGTGAAATAGCATTTCACGTCCAGAAAATTAATATATCTTTAAAAGACCTAGTTAGCAGCAGCCGTCAAGCCATTGGAGTTAATGACCGGAGTATATTTAGCACAGTTGTTGTCAATCCTGATGATGCAAAAATACAGCGAGAAAGCTTACAAAAACTTTATCAATTGCTGATCAAACCAATCGCCCAATATTTACCAACTAACCCCAACGAACGAGTGATATTTATTCCTCAAAATCAATTGTTCCTCGTTCCTTTCGCAGCTTTACAAGATGAGCAAGATAAATATCTCATCGAAAAGCATACCATCCTCACCGCTCCGGCAATTCAAGTATTACAATTCACTCACGAACAACGACAAAAAATTTCAACAACAGGGGCGTTAGTAGTAGGAAATCCCACAATGCCGAGTTTACCACCAAATATTGGGGAAGCACCCAAACAGTTGAAACCCCTAAAAAATGCTGAAGATGAAGCCATTGAAATTGCTCAGATGCTTAACACCAAAGCTTTAACAGGTAAACAAGCAACCGAAGTTACTGTTAAACAACTGATGACAAAAGCCAGAATAATTCACTTAGCGACTCACGGCTTACTCGATGATTTTGGCTTTGGTGTACCAGGAGCGATCGCACTTGCACCCGATTCTACCGCAAAAAAAGAACAACAGGACAGTAACGGATTTCTGACGGCGGGTGAAATCTTCGATATGAAGTTGAACGCTGAATTAGTTGTGTTGAGTGCTTGTGAAACAGGACAGGGAACAATTACAGGTGATGGAGTCATTGGACTATCTCGTTCTTTAATTGCAGCGGGTGTTCCTAGTGTGGTTGTTTCTCTGTGGAGTGTAGACGACAAATCTACAAAGTTGTTAATGACTGAATTTTATCGACAAATGCAACAGAATCCCAACAAAGCTACTGCACTACGTCAAGCGATGTTACTGACTATGAAACAATATCCACAGCCTAAATATTGGGCGGCGTTTACCTTAATTGGAGAAAGTTTGTAA
- a CDS encoding Uma2 family endonuclease — translation MTPTTKKLTFAEYLKYDDGTDTQYELVDGELIPMSLGTGKHGNISKFLERSFDDESAKMGKTWTAQKFAVGVRSPRGGRWDTSRVPDVVVLPTEQWEALSNREAVIELNENPPILVVEVVSESTQTTDYRSKRSEYAVLEIPEYWIVDPIQEVVTVCTLVEGFYDAVVFRGQERIISSTFPQLDLSAEQVLTGRK, via the coding sequence ATGACTCCAACCACTAAGAAACTAACTTTTGCAGAGTATCTCAAGTATGACGATGGTACCGATACTCAATACGAATTGGTAGATGGAGAATTAATCCCCATGAGTCTTGGTACTGGTAAGCACGGTAACATCTCCAAGTTTTTAGAAAGAAGCTTTGATGACGAAAGTGCCAAAATGGGTAAAACTTGGACAGCACAAAAGTTTGCTGTTGGAGTGCGATCTCCACGCGGGGGACGCTGGGACACGTCACGAGTGCCAGATGTAGTAGTATTGCCAACAGAGCAATGGGAAGCACTTTCTAATCGAGAAGCTGTGATCGAACTCAACGAAAATCCTCCCATATTAGTAGTAGAAGTAGTCAGCGAATCCACGCAAACCACAGACTACCGCAGCAAACGTTCTGAGTATGCTGTCCTAGAAATTCCTGAATACTGGATTGTTGACCCTATTCAAGAGGTGGTAACGGTATGTACCTTAGTAGAAGGTTTTTATGATGCTGTTGTATTCCGAGGACAAGAACGCATCATCTCTTCCACTTTCCCACAGTTGGATTTGAGTGCCGAACAAGTCTTAACAGGACGTAAGTGA